A single Dehalococcoidia bacterium DNA region contains:
- a CDS encoding ComEA family DNA-binding protein: MKRPHSDKTIIIFVLTIIIAGGIATLFQLHPWAGEPLEIILPEVKAPISDATEIYIDGAVINPGWYPIYKDSAINDVIKLAGGLVDGADGNAIKLYIPNIEEPASPQFISINRADAWLLDALPGIGPTAAQKIVDYREANGPFVTIYELMLVPGIGESSFDKIKDLITVE, translated from the coding sequence TTGAAACGGCCCCATAGCGACAAAACCATCATCATATTCGTCCTCACTATAATCATCGCAGGCGGGATTGCGACGCTTTTCCAACTCCACCCCTGGGCCGGAGAGCCGTTAGAGATCATCCTCCCCGAGGTAAAAGCCCCGATATCGGATGCAACGGAAATATATATCGACGGTGCCGTAATTAATCCTGGATGGTATCCGATCTATAAAGATTCGGCGATAAACGATGTTATAAAACTGGCCGGCGGCCTGGTCGATGGGGCGGACGGCAACGCGATAAAACTTTACATCCCGAATATCGAGGAGCCTGCCAGCCCGCAATTCATAAGCATAAACCGGGCGGACGCCTGGCTGCTCGACGCCCTGCCCGGCATCGGCCCGACAGCGGCTCAGAAAATCGTCGACTATCGCGAAGCTAACGGCCCATTCGTCACTATTTACGAGCTTATGCTGGTGCCCGGCATAGGAGAATCGTCTTTTGACAAAATAAAAGACCTCATTACGGTAGAATAG
- a CDS encoding ABC transporter ATP-binding protein: MKTVVKVDHLRKSYKDVKAVNDISFRVYEGEIFGMLGPNGAGKTTTMEIVEGIRKADSGRVSVLGIDVRKNPRQVKSNIGVQLQTTSLYPRLTVGEVMALFASFYPKSASINKLIKLVDLEDCRKKRCKTLSGGQQQRLSIALALVNNPRVIFLDEPTSGLDPQSRHNIWGIIEYVRGKGKSVFITTHYMEEAQRLCDRVAIVDHGKIIATDAPDKLVLQHFQEEAIEFEVGRKLDDEDLRAVAGVTNVVQENGKVTVYSNAVPVSVAALLDMAKQRGFELTNLYVRRATLEDVFLKLTGRRIRE, encoded by the coding sequence ATGAAAACAGTTGTTAAAGTAGACCATCTGCGCAAGTCCTACAAGGACGTGAAGGCTGTTAATGATATCAGCTTCAGGGTCTATGAGGGCGAGATATTCGGCATGCTGGGCCCCAACGGCGCGGGCAAGACCACTACGATGGAGATCGTCGAGGGCATCAGGAAAGCCGATTCGGGCCGAGTTTCAGTGCTCGGCATCGATGTAAGGAAGAATCCGCGTCAGGTGAAGAGCAATATCGGAGTGCAGCTCCAGACAACGTCGTTATATCCCAGGCTGACAGTAGGCGAAGTGATGGCGCTTTTCGCCAGCTTCTATCCAAAATCGGCGTCGATAAATAAGCTCATCAAGCTGGTCGATCTGGAGGATTGCAGGAAAAAGCGGTGCAAAACTCTATCCGGCGGCCAGCAGCAGCGGCTATCGATAGCTCTTGCTCTTGTAAACAATCCCAGGGTCATTTTCCTCGACGAGCCGACATCCGGCCTCGACCCTCAGTCGCGTCACAACATCTGGGGCATCATCGAATACGTGCGCGGCAAAGGGAAGTCCGTTTTCATCACCACTCACTATATGGAGGAGGCGCAGCGTCTCTGCGACCGCGTGGCGATTGTGGATCACGGCAAGATAATCGCCACCGACGCGCCGGATAAGCTGGTATTGCAGCATTTCCAGGAGGAAGCCATAGAGTTCGAGGTGGGCCGGAAGCTCGATGATGAGGATCTAAGGGCGGTGGCCGGGGTCACGAATGTAGTACAGGAGAACGGCAAGGTGACCGTGTACTCGAATGCGGTGCCTGTTTCCGTTGCGGCGCTGCTGGACATGGCAAAACAGAGAGGCTTCGAGCTGACCAATCTCTACGTGCGCCGGGCCACGCTCGAAGATGTTTTCCTCAAGCTTACAGGGAGGAGAATCCGGGAATGA
- a CDS encoding ABC transporter permease: MKTFRVLLAANAKQFVRERAALFWTFIFPIFFILIFGAVFSGSDDITFDVGLVLEDESPIAQNLSVALGQIPAFALTSGERDAEMAALKDGDRRAVIIVNDGFGDSIVQGQATDIDVYYDPTQTSSVQILLPIIQKVIDNFDRALSGTAPLIHLNEETLQSRNLRAIDYLVPGILAMALMQLGLFAVAPIVVDRENKVLKRLGATPLRRSTMITSTVAFNLIVAVIQGALIIVIARLVFDVPMLGNWFYLAGFIFLGTLTFLAMGYMLSAFARNEQTLMPLIMIVQFPMMFLSGIFFPLEMMPGFMRPIMDAMPLTYLGDSLRQVMVESAPLHSHMVNLAVLGGWFVVCLILAVRFFKWE, from the coding sequence ATGAAGACGTTCAGGGTTCTCCTTGCGGCAAACGCCAAGCAGTTCGTCAGGGAGCGGGCGGCCCTCTTCTGGACATTTATTTTCCCTATATTCTTCATACTAATCTTCGGCGCCGTATTCAGCGGCAGCGATGATATTACATTTGATGTCGGCCTGGTGTTGGAGGATGAATCACCGATAGCGCAGAATCTGTCGGTGGCGCTCGGTCAGATACCCGCTTTCGCATTGACCTCAGGCGAGAGGGACGCGGAGATGGCCGCGCTGAAGGACGGCGACAGGCGGGCGGTGATAATCGTCAATGACGGCTTCGGCGATAGCATAGTTCAAGGTCAGGCTACAGATATAGATGTCTATTACGATCCTACGCAGACCAGTTCCGTGCAGATACTGCTGCCGATAATCCAAAAGGTGATAGATAACTTCGACCGCGCATTGTCCGGCACCGCGCCGCTGATCCATCTTAATGAGGAGACGCTGCAATCGCGCAACCTGCGGGCTATAGACTACCTGGTTCCGGGCATCCTGGCCATGGCTCTCATGCAACTGGGCCTGTTCGCCGTCGCGCCCATCGTGGTCGACAGGGAGAATAAGGTGCTTAAAAGGCTCGGCGCTACTCCGCTGAGGCGCTCGACAATGATCACAAGCACTGTAGCATTCAATTTGATCGTGGCGGTGATACAGGGAGCCCTTATCATAGTCATCGCCAGACTCGTGTTCGATGTGCCGATGCTGGGCAACTGGTTCTATCTGGCCGGGTTCATCTTCCTGGGGACGTTAACATTTCTTGCCATGGGATATATGCTCTCGGCCTTTGCCAGGAATGAGCAGACGCTTATGCCGCTGATCATGATCGTGCAGTTTCCCATGATGTTCCTCTCAGGGATATTCTTCCCGCTGGAGATGATGCCCGGTTTCATGCGCCCGATCATGGATGCCATGCCTCTCACATATCTCGGCGATTCCCTGCGGCAGGTCATGGTAGAGTCCGCTCCTTTGCACTCGCATATGGTCAATCTGGCCGTGCTCGGCGGCTGGTTCGTTGTCTGCCTGATATTGGCGGTACGCTTCTTCAAATGGGAATGA
- a CDS encoding VOC family protein → MPLHHVAIAVRDMDESLKFYRDGIGLNIFQDEVISGPDVDASLLVKDGKLRMVLLADAAGNMIELLGWINPAVRERPEEYKDFTSVGIVEVAFMVPDLKEAEESLAKIGYKFRSPVWSFGSDLEAYGGAHADMRYVLDPNGVQVELMQVVVG, encoded by the coding sequence ATGCCGCTGCATCATGTCGCAATCGCCGTTAGGGATATGGACGAGTCGCTCAAGTTCTATCGCGATGGCATAGGTCTCAATATCTTTCAGGACGAAGTGATATCCGGGCCGGATGTGGATGCTTCGCTGCTGGTGAAGGACGGAAAACTGCGGATGGTGCTTCTCGCCGACGCTGCGGGAAATATGATCGAATTGCTGGGGTGGATTAATCCGGCAGTGAGGGAGCGGCCTGAGGAGTATAAGGATTTCACATCCGTCGGCATTGTGGAAGTCGCATTCATGGTACCCGACCTCAAGGAAGCGGAGGAGAGCCTGGCGAAGATAGGATACAAATTCAGGAGCCCGGTGTGGAGCTTCGGCAGCGACCTTGAGGCTTACGGCGGCGCGCACGCGGATATGCGGTACGTGCTGGATCCCAACGGCGTGCAGGTGGAGTTGATGCAGGTGGTTGTGGGCTAG
- a CDS encoding heavy metal translocating P-type ATPase, which produces MAKDPICGMEVDEKTGLSLEYEGRKYYFCHPHCREEFLKRKGEAKTLSDEVPSSNTGGESQSEKTTLDIAGMHCASCAVNLEGSLNKVDGVSKAAVNFATEKAYVEYDPSKVAVSDLERAVANAGYSVVKKEKAWGIKEDAADLEKDARKRDIDVLKIKLIVSAVFAVPLLYFAMGHHIGLPLPPLSDKAMAAIQLALTVPIVAAGYQFYTVGIGTVVRNRRANMDTLVALGTGTAFLYSLAISILIWSGNANYGMNSLYFEVAGLLIFFILLGRYLEAAAKGRTSASIRKLLELRPKTALVVRDGREVEVAVESVVVGDEVVLKPGSAVPVDGIIEEGNSSIDQSLLTGESIPVDKAVGGEVIAGTINKGGWLKFKATRVGADTALAQIIRLVEEAQGSKAPVQRLADRVSAYFVPIVLAIGVVTFLAWYLSGYDLSFALKAFIAVIIVACPCALGLATPTAVIVGTGKGAENGILIKDAATLETACKVDTVVFDKTGTLTRGKPEVTDIITLSEAYSEDEILGFAVAVERRSEHHIGDAIVATAVERKISITDAADFSSVSGKGVEARCDGKSVIVANSRLFAERGIDVSKAEDGVANLEGQGKTVVLVGIDGKVAGVIAVADTAKEFAAETVARLKRMGKKVVMISGDNRRSAESIARQLGIDSVLAGVLPKDKAAEIKKLQSGGGKVAMVGDGVNDAPALVQADVGIAIGSGTDVAIESGGIVLVKDDIRDVVRTLELSCYTMRKIKQNLFWAFFYNVVAIPIAAGALYPSTGFLLNPIIAGAAMAFSSVSVVTNSLSMRRYRL; this is translated from the coding sequence ATGGCTAAAGACCCGATATGCGGCATGGAAGTAGACGAGAAGACCGGCCTCAGCCTGGAATACGAAGGACGGAAGTATTACTTCTGCCATCCGCATTGCCGCGAAGAGTTCCTCAAAAGAAAAGGCGAAGCGAAAACGCTTTCCGATGAAGTTCCGTCGTCCAATACCGGCGGGGAATCTCAATCGGAAAAAACAACGCTCGATATCGCAGGGATGCATTGCGCCTCATGCGCTGTGAATCTGGAGGGCTCTCTAAATAAAGTCGACGGCGTATCTAAGGCGGCGGTCAACTTCGCCACGGAGAAGGCGTATGTGGAGTACGACCCGTCGAAGGTGGCGGTGAGCGACCTGGAGCGGGCCGTAGCCAATGCAGGCTACAGCGTCGTTAAGAAAGAAAAGGCTTGGGGGATCAAAGAGGACGCCGCCGATCTCGAGAAGGATGCCCGAAAGCGTGACATCGACGTTTTAAAGATCAAGCTCATCGTATCCGCCGTCTTCGCTGTTCCGCTGCTCTATTTCGCCATGGGACATCACATCGGCCTGCCTTTGCCGCCGCTCAGCGATAAGGCGATGGCTGCAATACAACTCGCGCTCACGGTTCCAATCGTCGCGGCGGGCTATCAGTTCTACACAGTCGGAATCGGTACGGTGGTGAGGAACCGCCGCGCAAACATGGATACGCTGGTGGCGCTGGGCACCGGCACGGCTTTTCTGTACAGCCTGGCGATATCGATCCTGATCTGGAGCGGCAACGCTAACTACGGCATGAACAGCCTGTATTTCGAGGTGGCCGGGCTGCTCATCTTTTTTATACTTCTGGGGAGGTATCTTGAAGCAGCGGCCAAGGGGCGCACCTCGGCATCCATCCGCAAGCTGTTGGAACTGCGGCCCAAGACTGCGCTGGTGGTTCGTGATGGCAGGGAGGTCGAGGTAGCTGTCGAATCGGTCGTCGTCGGTGACGAGGTCGTATTGAAGCCGGGAAGCGCGGTGCCGGTGGATGGGATAATCGAAGAGGGCAATTCCTCGATCGACCAATCGCTTCTTACCGGCGAGAGCATCCCAGTCGATAAAGCTGTCGGCGGCGAGGTTATCGCAGGCACGATAAACAAGGGCGGATGGCTCAAGTTCAAAGCTACCAGGGTCGGCGCTGACACGGCGCTGGCGCAGATAATCAGACTTGTTGAGGAGGCGCAGGGCAGCAAAGCCCCCGTGCAGCGGCTGGCGGACAGGGTATCCGCATACTTTGTGCCAATCGTTCTCGCTATCGGAGTGGTCACTTTCCTGGCCTGGTATCTCTCCGGCTACGACTTATCTTTCGCTTTGAAGGCTTTCATCGCGGTCATCATCGTCGCCTGCCCCTGCGCGCTGGGTCTGGCCACGCCTACGGCGGTGATCGTGGGCACGGGCAAGGGGGCGGAGAACGGCATACTTATCAAGGATGCGGCTACGCTGGAGACGGCTTGCAAGGTTGATACCGTAGTCTTCGACAAGACGGGCACGCTGACGCGGGGCAAGCCGGAGGTTACAGACATAATCACGTTGTCGGAAGCGTATTCCGAGGATGAGATACTGGGCTTTGCCGTGGCGGTCGAGCGGCGCTCCGAGCATCACATCGGCGATGCCATTGTCGCTACGGCTGTCGAAAGGAAGATATCGATTACTGACGCTGCAGACTTCTCATCCGTATCGGGCAAGGGCGTTGAGGCCAGATGCGACGGTAAATCCGTCATCGTGGCTAATAGCAGGCTGTTTGCTGAGAGGGGCATCGACGTGTCGAAGGCGGAGGACGGTGTCGCGAATCTCGAAGGCCAGGGCAAGACGGTGGTACTTGTAGGAATCGATGGCAAGGTTGCCGGCGTCATCGCGGTTGCGGATACGGCCAAGGAGTTCGCTGCCGAGACAGTCGCGCGGCTGAAGCGGATGGGGAAGAAAGTCGTCATGATCTCAGGCGACAACCGTCGCAGCGCGGAGAGTATCGCTCGCCAGCTTGGTATCGACAGCGTGCTGGCCGGGGTATTGCCCAAGGATAAGGCCGCTGAGATAAAGAAACTTCAGTCGGGTGGCGGCAAAGTGGCGATGGTGGGCGATGGGGTGAACGATGCGCCGGCGCTGGTGCAGGCCGATGTCGGCATTGCCATAGGCTCGGGCACCGACGTCGCTATCGAGTCTGGGGGCATAGTTCTGGTAAAGGATGATATTCGGGATGTGGTACGAACGCTGGAGCTAAGCTGCTATACCATGCGCAAGATAAAGCAGAACCTGTTCTGGGCCTTCTTCTACAACGTTGTTGCGATACCGATTGCCGCCGGAGCGCTGTATCCGTCCACGGGATTTCTGCTAAATCCGATAATAGCGGGGGCGGCCATGGCCTTTAGTTCGGTTAGCGTGGTGACGAATTCGCTGAGCATGAGGCGATATCGCCTGTGA
- a CDS encoding sulfurtransferase TusA family protein, producing MAEIKVDCRGETCPVPLVETRKALRKAQQGDIVEVIGTHPSSKKEIPMAVKALGLELVELKDEEGFWRIRIRK from the coding sequence ATGGCTGAGATTAAGGTGGATTGTCGTGGAGAAACATGCCCGGTACCACTGGTTGAAACCCGTAAGGCTCTGCGGAAAGCGCAGCAAGGCGACATCGTCGAGGTAATAGGCACTCACCCTTCTTCGAAGAAAGAGATACCGATGGCGGTTAAGGCTTTGGGGCTGGAACTGGTCGAATTGAAGGATGAAGAAGGTTTCTGGCGCATTAGGATACGCAAGTAA
- a CDS encoding DsrE/DsrF/DrsH-like family protein, protein MSNKATLIVHSGDMDKVYSAFIIGNGALAMGMEVSMFFTFWGLQRLKKGGLEKGPLSKMHMFGLGKLMIKRKMKQANVASLERLAGDFKELGGKILACDMTMDIMGVKREDLRDDLISDYCGVGTYLDEAKDSTITLFI, encoded by the coding sequence ATGTCTAATAAGGCTACGCTTATAGTTCATAGCGGCGACATGGATAAGGTCTATAGCGCGTTCATTATAGGCAACGGGGCGCTGGCCATGGGTATGGAGGTGTCGATGTTTTTTACTTTCTGGGGGCTGCAGCGGCTCAAGAAAGGCGGGCTTGAAAAAGGGCCTTTATCCAAGATGCATATGTTTGGATTAGGCAAATTGATGATTAAAAGGAAGATGAAACAGGCTAACGTTGCGTCTTTAGAGAGGCTGGCCGGGGATTTTAAGGAGCTTGGCGGCAAGATACTGGCCTGCGATATGACTATGGATATCATGGGTGTAAAGAGGGAGGATCTGCGCGACGACCTGATATCGGATTACTGCGGCGTGGGAACTTATCTGGATGAGGCCAAAGATTCGACAATAACCCTGTTTATTTAG
- a CDS encoding cysteine desulfurase family protein produces the protein MPEKQIYLDNSAATRMDERVLDAMAPYFFDTYAVATSEFAYSQGIEAREALDGARGVLIKALNAGPEEFIFTSGSDESSNIALKGAALALGEKKGKHIIVSKIEDFPVLNSARALERQGFKVTYLKVDSEGLVDIDELRNSITDKTILVSIQHANQEIGTIQDAEAIGGICREKGVLFHTDSTHTFGRVPLDVSKTPVDLVTVSAHTIHGPKGIGGLYVRKGTRIGKWMDGGFQEFDLRAGLENIPGAVGFARAMELVTPEETVRIRSMRDRIIDRILAEIPDTTLNGHRSRRLPQNANISFHYIEGESITLHLDMHGIAVSTGSACFSRSLEGSHVIYGIGGDHERAHGSIRFTFGRFNTIDEIDAVVEALASIVRELRIISPLGKEKEG, from the coding sequence ATGCCTGAAAAGCAGATTTATCTCGACAATTCAGCGGCTACGCGTATGGACGAGCGCGTGCTCGATGCCATGGCCCCATATTTCTTCGATACTTATGCCGTGGCCACATCCGAGTTCGCGTACTCACAGGGCATCGAGGCCAGAGAAGCGCTTGACGGCGCGCGCGGCGTTCTTATTAAAGCTTTAAACGCCGGCCCCGAGGAGTTCATCTTTACTTCGGGAAGCGACGAATCGTCCAACATCGCGTTGAAGGGCGCGGCGTTGGCCCTGGGCGAAAAGAAGGGGAAACATATAATCGTTTCAAAAATCGAGGACTTTCCTGTGCTGAACAGCGCCAGGGCTCTTGAGCGACAGGGTTTTAAGGTGACTTACTTGAAAGTCGACAGCGAAGGACTTGTCGATATTGATGAGCTTAGAAATTCGATTACGGATAAGACCATACTCGTTTCGATACAGCATGCCAATCAGGAGATCGGCACGATTCAAGATGCAGAAGCTATCGGAGGCATATGTCGTGAGAAGGGTGTGCTTTTTCACACCGATTCTACGCATACGTTCGGTCGTGTGCCGCTGGATGTATCGAAAACGCCTGTCGATCTTGTCACTGTGTCGGCGCATACGATACACGGACCCAAGGGCATCGGAGGGCTGTACGTAAGAAAAGGCACCAGGATAGGCAAGTGGATGGACGGCGGGTTTCAGGAGTTCGATCTTCGCGCGGGATTGGAGAATATCCCCGGGGCAGTAGGATTCGCCAGGGCGATGGAACTGGTAACACCCGAGGAAACCGTGAGGATTCGATCGATGCGCGATCGCATCATCGACCGCATACTTGCCGAGATACCGGATACGACCCTGAACGGACACAGGAGCAGGAGACTGCCGCAAAACGCGAACATATCATTCCACTATATTGAGGGTGAATCGATAACGCTCCATCTTGACATGCACGGCATCGCGGTGAGCACGGGTTCCGCCTGTTTCAGCCGCTCGCTCGAGGGCAGCCATGTTATATATGGGATCGGCGGCGATCATGAAAGGGCGCACGGATCGATCAGGTTTACCTTCGGGCGCTTCAACACAATTGACGAGATCGATGCGGTAGTTGAAGCGTTAGCTTCTATTGTGCGCGAGTTGAGGATAATCAGTCCGCTGGGCAAAGAGAAGGAGGGGTAA
- a CDS encoding iron-sulfur cluster assembly scaffold protein produces MKFPYSETVMEHFKHPRNVGKIEDADGKSTEGSPACGDMVSVYIKVDAKTQTISDVKFESYGCASNIATGSIITELAKGKTLEEAKNITWKQASEALGGLPKIKAHCSVLAVEGLRSAIQNYEERQGLVKDKKPTTVEVVQKRLKKVMNPLSGLDVVRTNLVRGIEVNDGKVSITIDLASNHQFANSIRDEIKEKIETLWDVKEVAIEFTD; encoded by the coding sequence ATGAAATTTCCATATAGCGAGACGGTCATGGAGCATTTCAAGCACCCGCGCAATGTTGGTAAGATCGAGGATGCCGACGGCAAGTCTACCGAGGGCAGCCCGGCATGCGGTGACATGGTATCGGTATACATAAAGGTGGACGCAAAGACGCAGACTATAAGCGACGTTAAGTTCGAGTCCTACGGCTGCGCTTCTAATATAGCCACGGGCTCAATTATTACCGAGCTGGCTAAAGGCAAGACACTGGAGGAAGCCAAGAACATCACCTGGAAGCAGGCGTCTGAGGCCCTGGGCGGACTGCCCAAGATCAAGGCCCACTGCTCCGTACTGGCTGTTGAAGGTTTGCGTTCGGCTATACAGAACTACGAGGAGCGGCAGGGGCTGGTCAAGGACAAAAAACCCACTACGGTGGAGGTTGTGCAGAAACGGCTTAAGAAAGTGATGAATCCTCTGAGCGGATTGGACGTTGTACGTACAAACCTGGTGCGCGGTATCGAAGTTAATGATGGAAAAGTGAGCATAACGATCGATTTGGCCTCCAACCATCAGTTCGCAAATTCAATAAGGGATGAGATCAAGGAAAAGATAGAGACGCTATGGGATGTTAAGGAAGTGGCAATAGAATTCACGGACTAG
- a CDS encoding 2-oxoacid:acceptor oxidoreductase subunit alpha, with protein MSVDVNFMIGGEAGQGVQSVGFLLAKALVRCGYHIFADQDYESRVRGGHNFFRVRAKDSPVYAISVPIDILVALDRDTVDIHRTELTRGGVIIYDGEKIKDLVGDSATFGVPLSSIAKETTGNAQALNTVALGVIFGLIQCDISLLVKVVQEYFGAGKVGEDNTKAVRAGYDYALQSYSGDFKQRLSPIEFKQRMLINGNEAIALGAIAAGCKFVSGYPMTPTTPIIEYMAAKSREFDFVVLQPEDEIAAVNAVIGASYAGARAMTATSGGGFCLMVEGLSLAGMTETPIVVVLGQRPGPAIGLPTRTEQGELEFAIHAGHGDYPKAVLSPSTIEDAFWLTVKAFNLADKYQLPVILITDHHLASSYFTADKFDLSQVVIDRGTLLSIGDNASGPEYKRYELTDSGISPRAFPMQQEGVLVVADSDEHDEEGHIIEDAGTRNNMMRKRMKKLTGMRKEMSPPRLDGPPKADITLAGWGSTYYAIREAADILVREGVSVNSIHFSDLWPFPADDVAGVLSGAGKIYVVESNASGQLSRLIQAETCIKVSDRILKYDGRPFTPSDIAQEIMKRNK; from the coding sequence ATGTCTGTAGATGTAAATTTCATGATAGGCGGCGAGGCGGGGCAGGGGGTCCAGTCTGTAGGATTCCTCTTAGCCAAAGCCCTGGTCAGATGCGGATACCATATTTTTGCCGACCAGGATTATGAATCGCGTGTCAGGGGCGGCCATAATTTCTTCCGGGTCAGAGCCAAGGACTCGCCGGTCTATGCTATATCTGTGCCGATAGATATCCTGGTGGCTCTGGATAGGGATACTGTGGATATTCATCGCACAGAATTAACCCGGGGTGGCGTCATAATCTACGATGGAGAGAAGATAAAGGACCTCGTTGGTGATAGTGCAACCTTCGGTGTGCCGTTAAGCAGTATCGCCAAGGAAACGACAGGCAATGCGCAGGCATTGAATACCGTGGCTCTCGGCGTAATCTTCGGTTTGATACAGTGCGATATTAGTCTCCTGGTAAAAGTTGTCCAAGAGTATTTCGGTGCAGGCAAGGTTGGCGAAGACAACACGAAGGCGGTCAGGGCAGGCTATGATTATGCCCTTCAGAGCTACAGTGGCGATTTTAAACAGCGCCTGAGTCCGATCGAATTCAAGCAGCGCATGCTTATAAACGGTAACGAGGCTATAGCGCTGGGAGCCATTGCTGCGGGATGCAAATTCGTGTCGGGTTACCCCATGACCCCTACTACTCCCATTATTGAATACATGGCTGCCAAATCCAGGGAATTCGACTTTGTAGTGTTGCAGCCTGAGGATGAGATAGCGGCCGTGAACGCTGTCATCGGGGCCTCCTATGCCGGCGCTCGCGCGATGACGGCCACCTCCGGTGGAGGGTTCTGCCTCATGGTGGAGGGATTGAGCCTTGCCGGCATGACGGAGACGCCGATAGTTGTTGTGCTGGGGCAGCGCCCCGGCCCCGCCATCGGTTTGCCCACAAGGACGGAACAGGGTGAACTGGAGTTTGCCATACATGCCGGGCACGGGGATTATCCCAAGGCAGTTCTGTCTCCGTCAACCATAGAGGATGCGTTCTGGCTCACCGTCAAGGCCTTCAATCTGGCTGATAAATATCAACTGCCGGTGATACTTATCACGGATCATCATCTGGCCAGTTCCTACTTCACCGCGGATAAGTTCGATCTATCGCAGGTAGTGATCGACCGCGGAACCCTGCTCTCGATAGGCGATAACGCCTCCGGGCCCGAATACAAAAGGTACGAACTTACAGATTCAGGCATATCGCCCAGGGCTTTCCCGATGCAGCAGGAAGGGGTCCTGGTTGTGGCCGACTCCGATGAGCACGACGAGGAAGGACATATAATCGAGGATGCCGGGACGCGGAATAACATGATGCGTAAGCGGATGAAGAAGCTCACCGGCATGAGGAAAGAGATGTCGCCGCCGCGGCTCGACGGCCCGCCAAAGGCGGATATAACACTTGCAGGCTGGGGAAGCACATACTATGCCATCCGTGAAGCTGCCGACATATTGGTTCGCGAAGGTGTCAGTGTAAACTCTATTCATTTCAGCGATCTCTGGCCGTTCCCTGCGGATGATGTCGCTGGGGTCCTGTCCGGCGCAGGTAAGATATATGTCGTCGAGAGCAACGCCTCGGGCCAGCTCTCACGCCTCATTCAGGCGGAGACATGCATAAAAGTAAGCGACAGGATACTAAAATACGACGGGCGTCCGTTTACTCCTTCGGATATCGCGCAAGAAATAATGAAGAGGAATAAATAA
- a CDS encoding thiamine pyrophosphate-dependent enzyme, producing MVTINDYAGGKPAWCPGCGDFSILAAVKKALVDLQLEPYKVLMVSGIGQAGKLPHYTKCNVFNGLHGRPVPAAIGAKIANTELTVIAISGDGDGYGEGGNHWIHAMRRNHDITYLVHNNQVYGLTKGQASPTSDPGSVTKTTPDGSPTPVYPIALALAAGAGFIARGFAGDIEHLANTIKTGILHKGFAFIDILQPCPTFNKKNTYAWYRERVYKLDETGYDSGNEMSAFEKAREWGDRIPIGVIYRKETAGFEEQVPALKRGPLVKHVLDPLQIERLLSEFM from the coding sequence ATGGTTACGATAAATGATTACGCCGGAGGCAAACCTGCGTGGTGTCCCGGTTGTGGCGATTTCAGCATCCTGGCTGCGGTTAAGAAAGCGCTTGTTGATTTACAGCTTGAGCCATACAAAGTGCTTATGGTCTCAGGTATCGGTCAGGCGGGAAAGCTGCCTCACTACACAAAATGTAACGTATTTAATGGTCTTCACGGCAGGCCGGTTCCGGCGGCTATTGGGGCTAAGATAGCCAATACGGAGCTGACGGTAATCGCCATCAGCGGTGACGGCGACGGATATGGCGAAGGCGGGAATCACTGGATCCACGCCATGCGCCGCAATCATGATATAACCTATCTCGTGCACAACAACCAGGTTTACGGCTTAACCAAGGGGCAGGCTTCACCTACGAGCGACCCGGGATCCGTCACCAAGACCACGCCGGACGGATCACCGACGCCCGTGTACCCCATCGCTCTGGCCCTGGCTGCCGGGGCCGGCTTCATCGCGCGCGGTTTCGCGGGGGATATAGAACATCTCGCCAATACGATCAAGACTGGAATATTGCATAAGGGTTTTGCGTTTATCGATATACTGCAACCGTGTCCTACATTCAATAAGAAGAATACCTATGCATGGTATCGGGAAAGGGTGTATAAGCTGGACGAAACGGGCTATGACTCAGGCAATGAGATGTCGGCGTTTGAAAAAGCCAGGGAGTGGGGCGATCGCATACCTATCGGCGTGATCTATCGAAAAGAAACAGCCGGTTTTGAGGAGCAGGTGCCGGCTTTAAAGAGGGGACCGCTCGTAAAACATGTACTTGACCCTTTACAGATAGAACGCCTGTTGAGTGAATTCATGTAG
- a CDS encoding ferredoxin has product MAVDRDLCISLGNCAAIAPTAFDLDDDGKVVILDPSSVDEQTLLAAAQSCAVKAITISDDKGNQLYP; this is encoded by the coding sequence GTGGCAGTGGATAGAGACTTATGCATAAGTTTAGGCAACTGTGCGGCTATTGCGCCGACGGCATTCGATCTTGATGATGACGGAAAGGTTGTGATTCTTGATCCTTCATCGGTTGACGAACAAACCCTGCTGGCGGCAGCTCAAAGCTGTGCGGTGAAGGCTATCACCATTTCGGATGACAAAGGCAATCAACTGTATCCCTAG